In the genome of Falsirhodobacter halotolerans, one region contains:
- a CDS encoding nucleotide exchange factor GrpE translates to MTDDNKTDDMLDTDMMDGADDELEALRAERDDMRDRWMRALADAENARKRADRDRREAENYGGTRLARDLLPVHDNLRRALEAATDEQRAAASGLLEGVELTMRELLNVMDKHGVKAIAPQIGDTFDPQNHEAMFEAPVPGTKAGQIIQVMTEGFMIHDRLLRPAQVGVSSTPAS, encoded by the coding sequence ATGACGGACGACAACAAGACTGACGACATGCTGGACACCGACATGATGGACGGCGCGGACGACGAACTGGAGGCCCTGCGCGCCGAACGCGACGACATGCGCGACCGCTGGATGCGCGCGCTGGCCGATGCGGAAAACGCCCGCAAGCGCGCCGACCGCGACCGGCGCGAGGCCGAGAATTACGGCGGCACCCGTCTGGCCCGCGACCTGCTGCCCGTCCACGACAACCTGCGCCGCGCGCTGGAGGCTGCGACCGACGAACAACGCGCCGCCGCCTCCGGCCTGCTGGAGGGTGTGGAACTGACCATGCGCGAATTGCTGAACGTCATGGACAAGCATGGCGTGAAGGCCATCGCCCCCCAGATCGGCGACACCTTCGACCCGCAGAACCACGAGGCGATGTTCGAAGCCCCCGTGCCCGGCACCAAGGCGGGCCAGATCATTCAGGTGATGACCGAAGGCTTCATGATCCACGA
- the hrcA gene encoding heat-inducible transcriptional repressor HrcA, which translates to MADTRQLLTEMNDRSREVFRRVVEGYLDSGEPVGSRTLTRVMNEKISAATVRNVMQDLEHLGLLDSPHVSAGRVPTQLGLRMFVDGILQVGQIAPEDRERIDATGSDADVATLLDRVGKTLSGITRGASLVLTPKHEAPIRHIEFVSLGADRALVVLVFADGQVENRVFAPPPGQTASSMREAANFLNALAGGRTLTELRQTIVQDMARRRQEIDGLAQALVDAGLAVWENPGKQSERLLVSGQANLLEADARDVDRIRSLFEDLERKRDIAEYLHLTETGDGVRIFIGSENTLFSLSGSSLVVSPYMNADRKIIGAVGVIGPTRLNYGRIVPIVDYTAHLVGRLVSERGKG; encoded by the coding sequence ATGGCCGATACCCGACAATTGCTGACCGAAATGAACGACCGCTCGCGCGAGGTGTTCCGCCGCGTGGTCGAAGGTTATCTCGACAGTGGCGAGCCGGTGGGGTCGCGCACCCTGACGCGGGTGATGAACGAAAAGATCAGCGCGGCCACCGTGCGCAACGTTATGCAGGATCTGGAGCATCTTGGCCTTCTGGACAGCCCGCATGTGTCCGCGGGGCGCGTGCCCACGCAGCTGGGCCTGCGCATGTTCGTGGACGGCATCCTGCAGGTGGGCCAGATCGCGCCCGAGGATCGGGAACGCATCGACGCCACCGGCAGCGATGCCGATGTGGCGACCCTGCTGGACCGCGTGGGCAAGACCCTGTCCGGCATCACCCGCGGGGCCAGCCTGGTCCTGACGCCCAAGCATGAGGCGCCGATCCGCCATATCGAATTCGTCAGCCTTGGCGCAGATCGCGCGCTGGTGGTTCTGGTCTTCGCCGATGGTCAGGTGGAAAACCGCGTCTTCGCCCCGCCGCCGGGCCAGACGGCGTCGTCGATGCGCGAGGCGGCGAATTTCCTGAACGCCCTGGCCGGGGGCCGGACCCTGACCGAACTGCGCCAGACCATCGTGCAGGACATGGCCCGCCGCCGGCAGGAGATCGACGGTCTGGCGCAGGCGCTGGTCGATGCGGGCCTGGCCGTCTGGGAAAATCCGGGCAAGCAATCCGAACGTCTTCTGGTCAGCGGCCAGGCCAACCTGCTGGAGGCGGACGCCCGCGACGTGGACCGCATCCGCTCGCTGTTCGAGGATCTTGAACGCAAACGCGACATCGCGGAATACCTGCATCTGACCGAAACCGGCGACGGGGTGCGCATTTTTATCGGCTCGGAGAATACCCTTTTCTCACTTTCGGGTTCCTCTCTGGTGGTCTCTCCCTATATGAACGCCGATCGTAAGATCATTGGTGCGGTGGGGGTCATCGGGCCGACGCGGCTCAATTATGGACGCATCGTGCCGATCGTGGATTACACCGCCCATCTGGTCGGACGCCTCGTATCGGAACGCGGCAAAGGATGA
- the rph gene encoding ribonuclease PH: MRPSGRSLNQMRDVVIETGVTKHAEGSVMIRMGDTHVLCTASIEEKPPAFLRNTGLGWVTAEYGMLPRATNTRMRREAAAGKQSGRTQEIQRLIGRALRAGVDRSALGERQITIDCDVIQADGGTRCAAITGGFVALRLAVNKLLKSGVIVSDPIIDHVAAVSCGIYAGQPVMDLDYAEDSTAGTDGNFILTGAKRLIEVQMSAEGATFSRPEMMELLDLAELGTEALVAAQKAALA, encoded by the coding sequence ATGCGTCCCTCCGGCCGTTCCCTGAACCAGATGCGCGATGTGGTCATCGAGACCGGCGTGACCAAACATGCCGAAGGGTCGGTGATGATCCGCATGGGCGACACGCATGTCCTCTGCACCGCCTCGATCGAGGAAAAGCCGCCTGCCTTCCTGCGCAATACGGGTCTGGGATGGGTCACGGCGGAATACGGCATGTTGCCCCGCGCGACCAACACGCGGATGCGGCGCGAGGCGGCGGCGGGCAAGCAATCGGGCCGCACGCAGGAAATCCAGCGCCTGATCGGCCGCGCGCTGCGCGCCGGCGTGGACCGCAGCGCCTTGGGCGAACGTCAGATCACCATCGACTGCGACGTGATCCAGGCCGATGGCGGCACCCGCTGCGCCGCGATCACGGGCGGGTTCGTGGCGCTGCGTCTTGCGGTGAACAAGCTGCTGAAATCGGGCGTGATCGTGTCCGATCCGATCATCGATCACGTGGCGGCGGTTTCCTGCGGCATCTATGCCGGTCAGCCGGTAATGGATCTGGATTACGCCGAGGATTCGACCGCGGGCACCGACGGCAACTTCATCCTGACCGGGGCCAAGCGCCTGATCGAGGTGCAGATGTCGGCCGAAGGGGCGACCTTCTCGCGCCCCGAGATGATGGAGCTGCTGGATCTGGCCGAACTGGGCACCGAGGCCTTGGTCGCCGCGCAGAAGGCCGCGCTTGCATGA
- the rdgB gene encoding RdgB/HAM1 family non-canonical purine NTP pyrophosphatase yields the protein MRKFDGDRILFATGNAGKLAEMRALLAPFGIAVDSLSDHALPEPEETETTFVGNARIKAHAAAKATGLPALADDSGITIDALDGAPGVYTADWAETPQGRDFPMAMTKTWDKLEAANAPFPRTAQFNATLVLAWPDGHDEVFVGRLDGQIVWPMRGAQGHGYDPIFQPDGFDTTLGEMPTDKKNDISHRADAFRKLVKGCFA from the coding sequence ATGAGGAAGTTCGACGGCGACCGCATCCTGTTCGCCACCGGCAATGCGGGCAAGCTGGCCGAGATGCGCGCCCTGCTTGCCCCGTTCGGCATCGCGGTGGACAGCCTGTCCGATCACGCCCTGCCCGAACCCGAGGAGACGGAAACGACCTTTGTCGGCAATGCCCGCATCAAGGCCCATGCCGCCGCCAAGGCCACGGGCCTGCCCGCGCTGGCCGATGACAGCGGCATCACCATCGACGCGCTGGACGGCGCGCCGGGCGTCTATACCGCCGATTGGGCCGAAACGCCGCAGGGCCGCGATTTTCCGATGGCGATGACCAAGACGTGGGACAAGCTGGAGGCGGCGAACGCCCCCTTCCCCCGCACCGCCCAGTTCAACGCGACGCTGGTGCTGGCCTGGCCCGACGGGCATGACGAGGTGTTCGTGGGCCGTCTGGATGGGCAGATCGTCTGGCCCATGCGCGGGGCGCAGGGCCACGGCTATGATCCCATCTTCCAACCGGACGGGTTCGACACCACATTGGGTGAGATGCCGACCGACAAGAAGAACGATATCTCCCACCGTGCGGATGCGTTCCGCAAGCTCGTCAAAGGATGTTTCGCGTGA